The Prosthecobacter fusiformis sequence GCGCGCGGCTGGAGTGGTTTGATGCCAGCAATTCCTCCGTTTATGTGGACCCAGGAGTGCCGTTCGGGAGCTCCTATGCCGAGCTAGACCAGGGCAGCGTGAATCCCTTTGTCGGTCTGGTCTTCAAGCCTATTCAACAGCTCGCCCTATACGGCAGCTACTCGGAAAGCACCTTTTCGTTTAAAAACATCGCGCTGAGAACCTCCGGCGGTGAAAGCCTGGACCCGGAGCGCGCCCGCCAGTTTGAGCTGGGGGCCAAGACCGAGCTGCTGGACGGCAGATTCATCGCCAGCGCTGCCTTCTTCCAGATCAATAAGACTGACATCGCCGCCGCAGATCCTGGCAACCCGCTGTTCTCCATCAATGCAGGCGAGGAGCGCAGCCGTGGTTTTGAGCTGGACCTCGCGGGTGAGCTGGCCCCTGGCTGGAGGCTGCTGATGAACTACGCCTACCTGGAAAGCCGCATCATTGATGCTCCCGGCGGAGCCAATGTGGGCAACCGCCGCCCCGGTGTACCGGAAAACAGCGGCAGTATTTTCACCACTTATGAGATCCAGACGGGCAAGCTAAAAGGGTTCGGTTTTGGCGGCGGCGTTTACATGAGTGACCGCGTGGCCGTGGATACCATCAACAGCGGCAATCTGGCCGGTTATGCGCAGACGGATGCCCTGGTCTTTTACCGGCGTAATAACTGGCAAGTGCAGCTCAATGTGAAGAACCTTTTCGATAACGAAATCTTCTACTCCACGGATAACTCCACCATGGTCCAGGCAGGCCATGCCCGCACCTTCATCGCGTCCGTGAAATTCGAGTTTTAATCTCAATGGCCACCCCCGCCTCACTCCGCCGCTGGACCACCGTACACCGCTGGAGCAGCCTCTTTTGCACTGCCAATCTGCTGTTCCTCTGCGTCACCGGTCTCCTGCTCATCTTCCACCCGGAGATTGACGCCATGCTCGGCTCCATGCCAGAGATCCGGCAAGAAGGACGGACGATGCTGCCGCCTGGCCAGTTGGTGGAGGCGGCACGGGAGGCCCGGCCAGGCTGGTCCCCGGCCGTTTATTCTGAGGATGAAGACCACCCAGGCCGGGCCTATGTATCCATGCTGCCGCCGGGCGTTCAGGATCTGGGAGAAAGCAAGACCGTCATTCTGGATGGCTTCACGGGGCAAGCGGCAGAGGTGAAGCTGGACCAGACGTTCAGCATGATTGTGCTGAATCTGCATGCCAATCTCTTCGCCGGGTTCATCGGGGAATTGTTTCTGGCCTTGGTGGGCATCGCTTTCTTCGTCGCATTGATTTCAGGCGTGGTCCTATACGCACCCTTTATGCGCAGCTGCCTCTATGGCTTGATTCGTCGTGACCGTAGCAGGCGCATCTTCCAGTTGGACCTGCATAACCTCGTCGGCATCTCGACGTTGGCTTGGTGCTGCGTCGTCTGTTTCACTGGCATCATTCTGGAGCTGGGAAAACCCCTCCTGATGATTTACCAGCATCAGGACCTCGCCGCCATGACCGCCCCGTTTAAAGATCGTCCTGCACCGGAGCGCATCGTGCCACTGGATCAGGCCATCGCGACTGCCCAGCAGGCATGGCCTGCGCATCGAATGCAGTTCGCCGTTTTTCCAGGCACTCAGTTAACCGGACAGCATCATTTCACGCTCTTTATGGCGGCTGAGTCCGGCTTGGCTAAGCGCGTGCCCAAACTGACACTGGTGGATGCTGCCACCGGAGAGCTCACCGTTGCTAGTGATGCCCCCTGGTACATCCAGGCGCTTTTTGTTAGCGGCCCGCTGCATTTTGGTGACTACGCCGGGACGCCACTGCGGATCATCTGGGCCTTGTTTACCATCCTTACCATCATCCTCTGCGTCAGCGGACTTTACCTTTTCATTGCCAAACTACGCGGACGCCGCCGTGATCTTCCGCTGCTTCAGGAGGCCACTTCATGAACTCTCTCCGCCGCTCTACCTGGGCCATCCCCGCCATCCTGGCATTCACTTCCCTGACCGCCCTGATTCTTGCCCTTGTGGCAGAAGGCGTATGGGACTGGCTTTCCTGGACCCTACTGGCCCTGCCACCGGCTTTGATTATCGGCTTTTGGCTGAAAAAATAGCGTCTGGTTGTCGGTTCCAAAATCCGTCTTCAAGTCAGAAAAGACTAAATTCTTTTCCGTGCGCTTTCGTCTGTGTGCTATTCTCACACAGCGAATTTCCCCGCACGTCATGAAACTTACCACGCGTTTTGGGCTGGCTTCAGCCCTATGTTTTGCGGCTCTGCTGCCGCTAACTGTCTCCCTGGCGGCTCCTTTCAAAAAGAGCCGTACTGAAGTCAAAGCTGAGCCGGTTTTAGAGGCCGAGCTCACCGTGAATCCGGCGGAGTTGTCTCCGGAGTCCACCATTGAAGTGGTCTTTCCCACGCCGATGATTTCCAAGGACAAGATCGGCCAGGTGGATACCGAGTCGCCGTTGTTGGTGCAACCCGCATTGGCTGGGGAGTTCCAATGGGTGAGCACAAGAAGCGGACAGTACAAGCTCAAGCAGGCTCCGAAGTTCAATGCCAGCTATGATTTCGCCCTGCGCCCAGGCTTGCGTGATCTGGCGGGCAAGTCCCTTTCAAGCGAGGCGATTGCCTCCGTCAACAGCGCTCAGTTCCGCATCATTGACCAGTCCCCCAAATGGTTCAGCGACGATGAGGCCAAGCGTGTGCCGCGTTTCCTGTTTGAGTTCAACGACAACGTCACCGCAGCGGACACGGCACCGCACATGGCTTATGTCTCGGAAGAACCAGCACTCAGCATTCCGGTGGTCGCCCGCCACGCCTCTGCGCAGGATTTCGCAAATTACAGCGAACCTCAGCCCACTTGGGCTGAAGAGATTGCCAAGGTGAAACCGCAGTTACCTGCCGGAACTACACGCCTGAGCGCCATTGTGGTGGAACCAGTGGAGCCTCTGCCAGTGGCTAAGAAGTGGAAGCTTATCGTCAGAACGAGTCTGATGAATGCTTCTGGTTATGTCAATCTGGCCGCAGGTAGCGAGATCGCCCTTGGAGATGTGAAACCATTCGAGGTCAAGGGAATGGTCGGCCATACGCCCTTTGACCAGCCGCCTTACCTGGAGATCGATTTCAACAAAAGCCTGCTACCCTCTCATGAAGGCCCCTGGACGGCTGAGGAGTTGAAGCCCCTGACGGATCGCATCGCGGCATCTGTCCACATCGAGCCTTTTGTCGAAGGCCTGACGGCTGAAATTCGTGGTTACAGTTTCCGCCTCACCGGAGCCTTCGCTTTGAAGTCCCCCTACCGTGTGACAGTGGCCCCAGAAATCATGTCGGGTGACGGTCTGCCTCTCTCCGCTCGTGTGGATCAGGAAGCCTCCTTCATCCCGAACCCACCTTACATCGCAGCCCCTGCTTTTGTGCGCACCCAACTCTCCAGCGGCAGCGGGGACTTTGAAGTCTCCGTCGCCAACGTGCGAGAGGTGCGTGTGCGCGCCCGCCGTCTCACCGGCCCTGAACTCCTCCAGACTACGCAGAAGTACGAGAAGTACCGCAGTGCCTTTTACCTCAACGAGAAAAAGAAAAACGAATTCCGTCCCGAGACTCTGGATACTTATCCTGGCACCGTGGTTTTTGACCGGACCTTCCCGGTGAACAAGCCGCTGGATCACAGCGAGATGATCAAGCTCAACTGGCTGGAAATCCTGGGCAGCGATGCAGGTGCCCCCCTGTTCCTGGAATTTGAAGGCCGGGCTTCCGAAGGCTTGGATCACAAAGGGGTCATCACTCAGACTCTCGTCCAGTTCACGGACCTGGGCCTCATGCAGAAGAGCAACGGGCGTGAAACACTCGTCTTTGCCACGTCTCTCAAAACAGGAAAGCCGGTGGCTGGCGTGCGCCTGACCGCAGTGGATGCTGAG is a genomic window containing:
- a CDS encoding PepSY-associated TM helix domain-containing protein, whose translation is MATPASLRRWTTVHRWSSLFCTANLLFLCVTGLLLIFHPEIDAMLGSMPEIRQEGRTMLPPGQLVEAAREARPGWSPAVYSEDEDHPGRAYVSMLPPGVQDLGESKTVILDGFTGQAAEVKLDQTFSMIVLNLHANLFAGFIGELFLALVGIAFFVALISGVVLYAPFMRSCLYGLIRRDRSRRIFQLDLHNLVGISTLAWCCVVCFTGIILELGKPLLMIYQHQDLAAMTAPFKDRPAPERIVPLDQAIATAQQAWPAHRMQFAVFPGTQLTGQHHFTLFMAAESGLAKRVPKLTLVDAATGELTVASDAPWYIQALFVSGPLHFGDYAGTPLRIIWALFTILTIILCVSGLYLFIAKLRGRRRDLPLLQEATS